In Equus quagga isolate Etosha38 chromosome 18, UCLA_HA_Equagga_1.0, whole genome shotgun sequence, the sequence TTAAGAATTAGAATGTGTCCTTATGGTGGTTAAGCAACCTTTAGCTGTTCTTCACTTCAAAGAGGAAATTTGTCCTAATTTTAATAAGTTGACTTAGCATTTATAAGAATTATCAAAATGTCAGCTTTTGGGAACGCAGGCTAAGTATATAAAACTAAtactttttgctaatattttaaattgaaatatatttagttATAAAAATCTCACAAATCTTTCACATCTATGCTTCTATTTACATTATAGGAGAGATGCatatgcaaaaagagaaaagttgagTCTTTGTTTTCTAAAGGTATATTCAATTCATGATTAGGTAATTCTCAGGTGATTTATAACTTATATTGAAAACTGCTACAATTCATTTGTAATTGTGACATTTATGAAGAAACTTCTAGGTAAGAGAATGTTTTAAAAGCATTGTTCAGTGTTGCATTTAGGCCcaaagttcatttatttaaatcacctatgatatctgaaaaatttttttcaaactccGGGAAATGCTGTTATTAATATGGCTTCATTCAGTTACACCTCTGCAAAATATTTCTGTTCTACACCTAAGTACAACTAGAGCAATAAGACTACTTACACAGACGAAAGTGAAGACTTTCCGTTCACATTAATATACTTTTTTCACACCTATGGTAATGcctgaaaacattctggaaaaaacTATTAATGGTCTTGACTGTAACAGTTCATTGCATTTTCCCGTCTCTTTTTTTCAATGTTAACTACTCTAATTTGGAGTTTTAAGTTCTACTTTTCCTCTTATCTTCAAATAGGCTCTTCAGCATATACACTTGAATGGCTGACACCACCACCATTACCACTAAATTAACCATAGACCAGAAATTGACTCTATCAAAGTTGCTTTCTTGTATGTTTCGATCACGAGCCTCAAATGCTCTAAGCAGAGTTTGGATATGACCACTTTTGCTTAGTCTGGACTTGATACTGTTGATGGATTcctggagagaaataaaataattttactgtaaAAGAATGctcagtaattttatttatttatttttgatgaggaatatgcacactgagctaacatctgtgccaatctttctctattttgtatgccagaagcctctacagcatggctgctgagtggagtaggtctgcacctgggatccaaacctgtgaacctgggccaccaaagcagagcatgcagaactttaaccatttggcaatggggctggcccccataattTTAAGTTAACTTAAAAATGTGCTTCATAGTACCCTGATATTCTTATTCATTTGGTATCCAAACACAATTTTAATTAAGGGAGAAGTACTATTTAGATTACCTAAAGATCTTCTGTAAGGTTATATGACAATTACCCTGATATATCTGAATTGTTTATAAATAGTTATTTAACAAGGGAGCAAAGCTACAtgaattgaaaataaacaaaatgaaaatatatttgagtgGCACAGCACCaggaattttacatatattctgTCTTTCTTAGCTCTCACAACCATAAGAAAATGACTTAAGTTTAAAAAACTGAACTGATAACAGCTTGTAGTTATTTACCTTTATATAACGCATTGTGTGTTTACAATATTTTCTACTTTGAATGTTGACCTGGTCCAATTTAGTATCTAGCAAAAACACCTAATGTTTTAATCTCACAAATAGTagtgaaactagaaaatatttcaattttagatGTGTATACTACAGATCCAAAAGAATAGtctagaggccagccctgtggctgagtggttaaagttccgcgccctgtgcttcggtggcccaggttcgcacgTTCAgatctgggtgcggacctactccattagtcagccatgctgtggagacatgccacatacaaagtagaggaaaactggcacagatgttagcttagggctaattttcctcaagccaaaaacaaaaaaaggattggcaacggatgttagctcagggtgaatcttcctcacacacagaaaagaatagtctatttttaatgcaaaaatgtTCTAAGATCACATTCATAGAACAAGCTTACCAAGATACATTCTAAGTTGCTTATCTtctaaaaaaaactttttatagtAGGGTTTTGTTGAGAAGtgatttaaaaactataaaagggCTATATGAATATAAGGTAAGATTAAGTTGAGATTTGAAATGACGTCAAAATATTTAgggcaaaaataagaaaatactagcaaaagaTCTTCCTGGTTAGtcaacttgcttttttaaaaatcatttaagcaaaaaatatactcaaaattTCAGACTGCTCTGCTAAACCTACAAAACTACACAGTGTAATATTTATCAAATGGGCATATTTGTAAAGCAGTGATAACCTAGTAATGCAAATACTTCCCAGAAACATACAGGATTCAGGTCACCAAATAAAAAGACCATGCATAATTCTTTTCAGTATCATAATGATGATAGTCAGATACAAAATTATTTAAGTTTGCTGTTGTGATACAAAATTTTGGAGGAGTAAAtggaaaatcctgaaagacattttatttttcttaaaaaaggacTTATAAGTATTTTAAGCCATATTTAAATCTGAACTTTCTGGTCATTTTGTTTAACTGTGTGAATGAAGTCAATCTCTTGAGAATGCAGTGAGTACTAATAAGATTTATAAACTACTTGTATTTTGTTCTTATtggcaaaataaatttaaaatggaagaatGTATTAAAAtgattgagattttaaaaatgggtagGAAGAAGACTGGACTAGTAGTGGAACTATGGatatatcatttccattttaagccagttccttacctataaaatggaatgaaagggGAAAATGAGGGAGGTTGGAGCTAGACTAATGATAACTAAGTCTTcttccaattctaaaattcagCTAAGTTTAATATACATATGAAATCATGGTGAGATAAAAAACTGTCATGGTAAAAATttatgctggggctggccctgtgataTAGTAGTTAAGCctggtacactctgcttcagcagcctgggtttgtgggtctggatcctgggtgcagacctacaccacttgttgagTCATGTtttggtggtgacccacatacaaaatagaggaagactggcatagatgttagctcagagctaaccttcctcaacaaaaaaaaagaggaagattggcagattggcaatggatgttagctcagatcaaacctccccaccaaaaaaaaaaaaaaaaatttatgccaATCAAACTTAATCCTTTTAGTTTCAAAGTAACACCAAtggaaaaaaggtaagaaaactaGCATTTATTTTGTGCCAGACACTAAAGCACTTATACTCATGCTATGTcacatttcatcctcacaactcTAGAGGtattatgcccattttgcaggtgaggaaaccaaggctcagagagctcaGTCACTAAAGAATTACATATATGACATCATTTAATTTTCTGACTCTTCAAGCTAACTGATCTACACTATGTCTCTTCTGCTAAAATTTGATAATTGCTTTCCTAAGAAACCTCAAGTGATCAAAATATCacataaaaaaaagtttcaggTTTTAAGAGTATTAGAGGTTATACAGTTTCAAACTTGCAATAACCATGTTATTTCTCATGCAAGTATATGTGCTATTTACAGATATCACTCGCCAAGTTAATTACATCATTTGATTATATCTAGCTGTGGATGAAGGATAACAATGTTTTCCTCCTATCACTGACAGTGCTATTATTAGCAAATAGGTTCTTATACGTGCATATTTCATTATGCTTGTTTATGATTAACAAAGCATAAAGTGATTCAAGCAAAGAAGCCATATTCCAAAGGTTTTTACTGCTAAGTGCAGTGCTAATTTCTGATAACTGCTAGGTCTGGTCTGAATAATGTCAACAGTGTTCCCAAATTaagtaatattaaatttaatgttataaaaacTATGCTGTGGGAAAAATGCCTGTACTTCTTAGGTTTGCTGATTACTCACTTTTATTCTATGTGCAAGTACACTACAGATCATTACAGTCTTCTGTTTGTGAATATTCTAAGGGAGTTTTATAGTTAAGAGCCTGTGTTCAAATTCTAGTTGTTGTTCTCTCTGGTTATGTTACGTAATCTCCCTAAGCCACAATTTCCTCattggaaagagggagagaaataatcCTCATAGAGTTAATTAAGGATTACATGAGCAAATGCAGAAAAAATGCTTAGCTCTGTGCCTATCATATAGTAAGGCCTCtggatgttaatttttattattttattaaaagaccATACTGACCAGGATGTCTTCCAGTTTCATATCCAACATATCTGTGCCAGTAATATATTTCTTCCAGTCCTCTTGTTCTTCCTCCTGTTCTCCCATATTATCCAGaattaattcaaagaaaatcACCTTCTCAGAAATGGTGCTGAATGTATTATCAAAGCAGAACATGTAGTCACCAACTTCAGTCTCTACCCTGTATTAAAAAAAGTACATGTCTTCAgttatttgtatttctatttggcatgaaaggaaaaaatgctatcgataaagagaagaaataacacgGTTTGTAATAATTGGACAGCTTACTGATAGACTTCCCTAGCATTGAAACATTTATAATTTCTTGGGCAAGAGGCAACCTGGAAATAGATACTCAAGTACCTGCAACTTAGATGTGCTTGGCATTTACTCAGTAAGTTACAGTAAATGATCTTGACTTAAGTTTTGGAAAAGGATAGGATTAAAAACCTACATAACTGATACCTCACGATGAACtttaatatttatactttattaAAAGTAACATCATGAATTTAATTCATATGCAAATAGGACTACAAACCTCCTCCCTTTCATTGAGATTAATCTGTAAAGtaagtttagttttgtttttaaaagcaacgATGGATTGTTCTAACTGCATTCTTCTAGGCTTCCTACTGATTAAGTACATCTTTGTGACCTAGTTTACAAAGGATAGGATGAGGTCTGTGGCCAACAACCAGAGCTTTACCTTTAGTGGCCTTACCTTTACTGAATAAATGCCACTCACATCTAAACTAAAGATCTTGGTCTCATTAGCTTCACATTCAAGATAACTGGCCTGAGCAGAGTTAATTTAGCAAAgtggttttctaatttttctttgtggaGAGTAACTTTAACAAGTAAAATATTGCACTTAGTTTTCAAGGTAAGTAAAATAACGTTCACATAGATTGATACTTGCTCATAATCACATAACCTGTTATAGGCATAGATGAAGCTTGGTTTTTTGATTCTCAAGTTAATTGATGTTTCTAAGAGCCTGTCTGCATTCTTTGCAATCTCCTCAGTCATGACAAAGCTTTGTCTTTTGAGGatgtatttaatttttggaaGGAGCCTGAAGCAAACACTGGTGAATACAGTGGGGAacaatgttaaaaggaaaaaaacaaaacaaacgtcATAATTATTATGTCAAGTTAAATTTTtagtttaacttttaattttgtttagtcttaattttatttaactcaactttattttagccattcttaaCCCTGCATTGGATAAAAAGGGTAAGCTTTGTACCTGCTCTTTTTATATGTAAAGCAGATAGGCATACAGTACAAAAATGGATATGTAGTATATCTGTGGTACTAAAATTTCATGGGAgaatgattaggaaaaaaattgtcttaaaaggCTGCCTGAGGATGGGGTAAAAATGAAacaagtctgagaagcactgactCAAATGTATGAGCTTTCGCATATGTACAAAAAACTTTCTTACTTTACAGTTATTCCTATATTAGCTCTGTATTCCTGTGTTCCTATATATTCCTACATTCCCATATTAATCTTTCTAAATCTGTGTTGACTACTTTtagtaaaaagaaatttttttactacaaatgatacaaaatattatccaaataaaaatgcatagaaTAAATGTTCCTTTCAAGTAGAATAAAGACGTAGCATAAGTAATGCAAAATATGTAAGTTCTGGTGTGAGTTAGGGTGATATTTATTCAGTTgtctagaaaaatatatttatatatgactCCTCATTCCAGGCAGTGCTACACATATAGCTGTTACTTAAGCTGTTTAAGGCTCTGTTTGGAGACAGTTTTACTAGCCCTCACTTGTGGAAGTACAGTGTTTGTTTCAAAGatttaacttaagaaaaaaactatttcagTGCCATAACTGAGAGTTTAGTtgtctttaaaaagtcaatacagctaaagataaaatttttatttaaatctaatttATAGAAAGTAGATTTCTAAATTTGGGTAGTGATTAAGACTCAGCTGGACTGCCTGGTGTGTAACCTTCATCGACTTACTTAAGGGCTCTATGTCTCAAGTTCCTCATCAAGGTAATGGTAATACCATGTACCTCATAGGATTGCGGTgaagaattaacaaaattaatacatgtagagtgcttagaacagtggccTGGTACATCAGAAGgactcaacaaataaataaaaactcttgTTCATAAACCTATCAAAGAGAAAGCATAGTTAATTCCAAGTATATCAATCtaaactgactttttaaattactatttctGTTTATCAATAGTTTATGCAAACATGTTTTCTGAGCTCTGCATAGGTAGGATgccattttaaaaagcactttgaaatgaatttcttaaaaaattatagttgagacattttttccccctcattcaTCCATTAATTACATGCCAGGTACTTTGGTTAACAAAGAccagtaattataataataactagTACTTACATAGTGCTATGTGCCAGGGATGTTCTAAGCATCATATGGTAGAAAGCAAGAATTTTGGTccatcctgcctcctcctcttaaTAAATGTGTATCCCTGCAGacttatttaacttctctgagcctccttgtCTGTAAAgattccttgtctgtaaaatgggaattggGGAATCAAAGAATCTATCTCATAGTGGATTGGAATGATTAATTTGGAAgcatataaaatgcaaaacctAGTTTATGGCAAATATTAAGACACTCTGTATTTGCTCTTCTTCCTGTAAACTCACCGTTTAGTTTTAACAGAATAATAGTACTGAGTAAAGAGAGTGCTATAGTAAAATAATAGAATGGAACAGGGAAACACACCAGTGAGATGTGAAAAAAGGGGAGTGAGATGTAAGAAGAGAATAAATGGCCTTTTGTCAAACTCTAAACTCAGAGTCACAAAAAAGTATTCTCTTTCTATATGGTTTCCTATGGTCAGATCTTTTACTTTCAGGTCTTCAAATTATCTAAGAGTGAGGTCTGAGTAAAAAAacaatcacacacacagaaagatgtATGGTactgttttaagaaagaaaacaatgggcAAAGATGACATAGCCAGCAGCTCAAGAAACCAGGATACATACCTGGAACAGGAACTTTTAATTGAAATAGAAAGGCTGTGCTAGCCAGAAAGGGAGGTTTAAAATGCCACAATAGGTTGAATGAATACCTAGGGAatactcatttatttaaccaaagcaaagaaaaaatttaggATCAATACAAAAATgcctaaacaaaaagaaaaaggttaataTGAGACATTTTAGTTTAAGATAGACAACTATCAAGGActgtttaaaatgttcatatgaAATCATTTAATACTGATATTTAGTATCAAATGTGCCAAATTTCCCTGCCCTACAGATAGCCCTCTAGTATTATTCAGCCCAAGAATCTCAACTAAGAGGTTACTTACGTGTGAACTCCATCTGATTTTCTTTGTTCAAAAACTAAGGTTCTTCCTTCTGGAGAGGCAAGATGGAAATCAATATCTAATCCTGCTCCATCTAAAACCTGTAGAAAAGCACACAAGAAAAGAACACATATtacaaattctgaaaataaacaattatataaAGTGGATCTTATgatgaaaagattttcttttctaaacctAGTGGGGTAAGGAAGTCAACGGACTCATGTTAGGActagaaaggagcagaaagatcATTTAGTTCAATTCCATTCATTTTTGGATCTTATCTCTTTCTTACCAATCCCTGTTGCCACCACCTAAATTTAGGCCTTATGGGTATTACTGAAATAATCCTAAAGGAGTGCCTTCATTGAGAAGCCCCGTAGAGTGGAAAGACACACAGAAGGGATTTCAAATGGTGGAACTTTTTACTTAGGCAATTTAGGGCATGCTATGTAActtttctgagtttgtttcctcttcaataaaataagaataataattagCTACTTCTTAGCCTGGAACTCAAGGCCTCTATGGCCTGACTCCAACTGACTTCTTCAATGTATTCACCTACTATTCCCCAATATGAACTGTATATTCCAAGTACGCCATTTACTTATGACCTATGAACACAATGTGTTCCTTTACAATCTCCAAatatgctgctgctgctgctgatagCAGCTAACAATTACAATTTATGCCACACATTGTTTTAAGTGGTTTATGTGGATTaattcctcacaacaactctaaaAGGTAGGTCctattaatattctcattttagttaataaaaaaaaaaaccccacacatagacaaaactgaggcacagagaagcaaTTTTCCCAAGGTGATACAATCAATAAGTAGCATGGTCAAAATTTGAACTCAGCAATCTGCCTCCAATGGCTACTCTTCCTCCGCTATAacacccattttatttttcttggtggcTTTAATGGAATGATATAAAAGATTACCTACTCCTCTGCTCTACTTACTGATCAAGAGAACTGGTTTCAAATGAGtagataaatatacataattctttttcttctttaaatcccagtgaaattaagaaaacataatacaaataatccataacaacACTGGAAATATAGGAAGGCTGTTAACAGACTTGAAAAGTAAGAAATTTCTGGAAGATATTCCAGTAAGCAAAAGGATATATCTAGCTACCAATATCTATCAATCTCAAAATTTGCAATTAAATAGACTAGAGAAACACCAAAAATTTGTTGAAGTTGATGCCCTCTTTTTCATATCATCTCAGAGGATGAAATTCTGAAAAAACAGTTAATATTAACAGACAAAAATGTTTCCTCAGATAAATATATATCCTCAGAGAAATTCACGAACGTAAAATCCATAAAAAAATGATGCTGATATGAAAGTTTCtagaaaaaccaaaaatgtgATTGCCAAAATAAAGCCTTAACAAATGTAATGACAGCAGAATGAACATGGATGGAGACTGAAAATCAGAGAACAGAAGGAGCCAAGGAGTTCTCAGAACAAGGTGAAAAAGTACAGTAGATGAAAATTATGAGGGCAATGCTAAGACCTTTCATTAAGGACAGTTAAAGATTTTAAATACCCATCTaagaagcattttaaaaggagagaaccaagagaaataaagggaGGATATCAtcaaataagagcagaaattcctgcttcaaaagataaaaatctttagaCTGAAAGGGTCTAAAAGACGTGAagcaagataaatgaaaaaagatccAAAAATCCTACTGGGTTTTCCGAAGGATTTAAGAACAACCTAGAAATTTCCAACGAGATGTAGGAGAGAACTGCAAAATAACAAGAATTGGTATTGGCATCAGAATTCTTACATTTAACACTAGATGCAAAGAAATACAATGTTCCcaagtaaaataattatatttactgAAGTGAAAGCAAAAAGTAAAGCCGTTTTCAGAGATCTAAGGACTCAGAGCATTCTAAAAGAATTACTCAAGGTTATCCTCAGAAAAAGATATCCAttaaatcagaaaacaagagatataACTAAGCAAGGATTTcagtaaaacaaagtttaaaagatATTATTGGTAGTGGCTGTCAGGCTCAATGAAATTGTTAAATACAGTGTTTAAGAATACAGaagctaatttaaaatatatattatatatttaaaatataaaaaagataccATAATCTGAAACTAAACTTGCCAGTGAGTTCAGTGGAACATGACAGGTGAGTGCCACTTTCCCGTCTGTACTGCTGTTGTAGTAGTCTTTCAGTTCCTGAAAAGGTATTCTTCGGTCTTCTTCCTCAACGCCTTGGCatatgctgttctttttttttttttttttttaaagattggccctgagctaacaactgttgccaatcttttttcttccttcttctccccaaagccccccagtacgtagttgtatattctagttgtaggtccctccggttgtgccatgtgggacaccgcttcagcatggcctgatgagcagtgccatgtccaagccgAGGATCTGccctggggaaaccctgggccacagaagcggagggcgcaaacttaaccactgagccacagggctggcccctgctgttCTTTTTACCCATCGCCTTGTTCCACTCACCGCTTATGCCTAGTACGCCTGATTCTTCTACAGATCTGAACTGCGGTCCTTGGAATTGTCTTCTCTCAATTCCCAAATGAAATAGAGTCTCATAGCTTTATGCACTTaccttcatagcacttattagacttataatttcacatttatttgtgtAATAATGTGACTGTCCCCATACTAGATTGTATGAGAGTACAAAATATACTTTTACTCACATTGTATCCTTAGCACCTAGCATAATGCTTACACAAATTAAGCACTcaatagttatttaaattttttaatgaatgatcTATTTTATTCATAAGATACATGTATTGACATTGAAAATTTCCAAGAACTTAATATAATGTGGGGCTGATCAATTATCCTAAAAGTGTCCGCCCAAACCTGAAAAGtaagaaatggttaaaatttttcaaaatgtcacaATAACTCAAGGGCAATGTCTAGAATGTCCCCTGACATTTTCAAAACTAAGACAACAATCAGTAGCTTGTAGTTACTGGAAAATTAGTCATGGAGTTGGAAAATGCAAACAAAGGTTGAAGATGATTTCTACCCTACAAACCCCTCTGACATTGTCTAGGACTACAGTAAAATGATTTCACTTCTCTCCTCAATCAAAACAATTAAACTGGGAgccagccaggtggcgtagtggttgagttcccatgctccacttcagcagccaggggttcgcaggttcggatctggagcacggacctagcacggctctcaagccacactgtggcagcatcccacataaaatagaggaagattcacacagatgttagctcagcgacaatcttactcaagcaaaaagaagatttggcagcagatgttagctgagggccagtcttcctcaaacacaaaaaacaacacacaaaaaaacccccaaattgtTTAGGGAGAATGCTTTGGGGGAACAGTGCCTTTAAGAGTGACTAAAGATGCAAAGTATAAAGCAAACCAAGCCAGTATATAACTCTAGAAGTGTAAATGTAAAAAAGCCAATATTCactgaatatttactatgtgtcagggaTGGTCTATGAATACTTATTAACTCAGTTTTTCAAATCAACTCTATGGGGTAATTActgttattctctctcttttacacgagaggttaagtaacttgttcaaaatCACACAGGTAGTGACAGAGTCAGGATTTCAACTCAAG encodes:
- the TMED5 gene encoding transmembrane emp24 domain-containing protein 5 yields the protein MGDKIWLPFPVLLLAALPPVLLPGAAGFAPSLDSDFTFTLPAGQKECFYQPMPLKASLEIEYQVLDGAGLDIDFHLASPEGRTLVFEQRKSDGVHTVETEVGDYMFCFDNTFSTISEKVIFFELILDNMGEQEEEQEDWKKYITGTDMLDMKLEDILESINSIKSRLSKSGHIQTLLRAFEARDRNIQESNFDRVNFWSMVNLVVMVVVSAIQVYMLKSLFEDKRKSRT